A single region of the Garra rufa chromosome 20, GarRuf1.0, whole genome shotgun sequence genome encodes:
- the tmem178a gene encoding transmembrane protein 178A — protein MAAAVMLCGSIVAAVGFFWEESLTQHVSGLLFLMAGIFCTISLCTYAASVSYDLSRNPPFIYGLPSDVDHGYGWSIFCAWVSLGLTVASGCICTTHPFVSRTKALRSKTARESSV, from the exons ATGGCTGCTGCCGTGATGCTGTGCGGAAGCATTGTGGCCGCCGTGGGATTTTTCTGGGAGGAGAGCCTCACCCAGCATGTGTCTGGACTCCTGTTCCTCATGGCAG GAATCTTTTGCACAATCTCACTGTGCACCTACGCAGCCAGTGTCTCATACGACCTCTCCAGGAACCCTCCCTTCATCTACGGTCTGCCCAGCGACGTAGACCATGGTTACGGATGGTCTATCTTCTGTGCGTGGGTCAGTCTGGGCCTAACAGTGGCGTCAGGTTGCATCTGCACAACTCATCCCTTCGTGAGCCGCACAAAGGCTCTTCGCTCCAAAACGGCAAGGGAGTCGTCTGTATGA